A section of the Lepus europaeus isolate LE1 chromosome 10, mLepTim1.pri, whole genome shotgun sequence genome encodes:
- the PRR5 gene encoding proline-rich protein 5, giving the protein MRTLRRLKFMSSPSLSDLGKREPAAAAADERGTQQRRACANATWNSIHNGVIAVFQRKGLPDQELFSLNEGVRQLLKTELGPFFTEYLQNQLLTKGMVILRDKIRFYEGQKLLDSLAETWDFFFSDVLPTLQAIFYPVQGKEPSVRQLALLHFRDTIALSVKLEDALGRAHARVPPAVVQMLLVLQGVHESKGVTEDYLRLETLIQKVVSPYLGTYGLYSSEGPCAHTCILEKRLLRRSRSGDVLAKNPVVRSKSYNTPLLNPVAEHEAEGAAAGGTSLRRHSVSGMTSCPDSPGPTATFPPSPAPHSGPCPGRLHPAEPGSPPTSSPETLVDQILESVDSDSEGIFIDFGRGGDSGRPGLEGPGGRQSVV; this is encoded by the exons ATGAGGACTCTCCGCAGGTTGAAGTTCATGAGTTCGCCCAGCCTCAGTGACCTGGGCAAGAGAgagccggccgccgccgccgcggacgAGCGGGGCACGCAGCAGCGCCGGGCCTGCGCCAACGCCACCTGGAACAG cATCCACAACGGGGTGATCGCCGTCTTCCAGCGCAAGGGGCTGCCCGACCAGGAGCTCTTCAGCCTCAACGAGGGTGTCCG gcagctGCTGAAGACGGAGCTGGGGCCCTTCTTCACGGAGTACCTGCAG AACCAGCTGCTGACCAAAGGCATGGTCATCCTTCGGGACAAGATCCGCTTCTACGAGG GACAGAAGCTGCTGGACTCGCTGGCGGAGACCTGGGACTTCTTCTTCAGTGACGTGCTGCCCACGCTGCAGGCCATCTTCTACCCCGTGCAG GGCAAGGAGCCGTCCGTGCGCCAGCTGGCCCTGCTACACTTCCGCGACACCATCGCCCTCAGCGTGAAGCTGGAGGACGCGCTGGGCCGCGCCCACGCCCGCGTGCCGCCCGCCGTGGTGCAgatgctgctggtgctgcag ggcgTCCACGAGTCCAAGGGAGTGACAGAGGACTACCTGCGCCTGGAGACGCTGATCCAGAAGGTGGTGTCACCCTACCTGGGCACCTATGGGCTCTACTCCAGCGAGGGACCCTGCGCCCACACGTGCATCCTGG AGAAGCGGCTGCTGCGACGCTCGCGCTCGGGGGACGTCCTGGCCAAGAACCCGGTGGTGCGCTCCAAGAGCTACAACACGCCGCTGCTGAACCCTGTGGCCGAGCACGAGGCGGAGGGCGCGGCAGCCGGCGGCACCAGCCTCCGCCGGCACTCGGTGTCCGGGATGACGTCGTGCCCCGACTCGCCTGGCCCCACCGCCACCTTCccgccctccccggccccgcACTCGGGCCCCTGCCCTGGCAGACTGCACCCCGCCGAGCCCGGCTCgcctcccacctccagccccgAGACCCTGGTGGACCAGATCCTGGAGTCCGTGGACTCGGATTCCGAAGGGATCTTCATTGACTTCGGCCGGGGCGGGGACTCCGGCCGGCCCGGCCTCGAGGGGCCGGGGGGCCGGCAGAGCGTCGTGTGA